DNA from Macadamia integrifolia cultivar HAES 741 chromosome 12, SCU_Mint_v3, whole genome shotgun sequence:
TACATTTCTTTTAGCAATGTCAATTTGAAGTCCTTGATTAATTAAATtgccatttagttgggataaggctgagttgttgttgttgttggttaaTTAAACTGCAACAGAGGTTTTGAAGCTGCAAACTTCTAATTGCTAATTCAACTTCAAACTAGCTAGGCTTGTAGACATGGGGCAGACAATTttggagaaaagagaaatatgTTGAACATACAAACAAATTTAATATTAATATAGatttgctgataagatgatgcTAATAGGTATTGATGCCTGCAATGATGTATGATTGGTCTTTATTGTTTTTGCATTATCTGTTTATGATAATAGGATCTATCTTATTGTTAATTAGGTGCCAGAGAAATGTTTAAAAAGCTGGACATTAACCTCGATATAGGGGATTATCTTGGTACTTCTACATAactttttccctctttctgTTTTCTGCTGCAAAGAACACTGTGTCTCTTCTTGTTTTATCATCTTTAATCCTTTTCATCGTTTGTAGCAATTGGAGCAATCTTTTCTGCAACGGATTCTGTTTGCACCTTGCAGGTATGGAAAGCCTTAAGAATCAGTTATTGCTCTGTTGTCTCAATGAATAGCTCATTGTTATTAATTAATTCCATCTGATGGTGCAGGTGCTCAATCAGGATGAGACGCCTTTACTCTATAGTCTTGTATTTGGGGAAGGTGTTGTTAATGATGCCACATCAGTGGTGCTCTTTAATGCAATTCAGAGCTTTGATCTCTCGCACATCGACTCCAGCATTGCTTTGCAGTTTGTTGgcaatttcttttatttatttattacgaGCACCATGCTGGGAGTgattgtgagtctctctctctctctctctgcccctGTATTTGTTTGGGTGATCCTATAGGAACTTACATTGacattctttttttccttgcaGGCCGGATTGCTAAGTGCATTCATTATCAAAAAGTTGTACTTTGGAAGGTATGCAAATGATATGCTTTaaagttttccttttctttaattgTTCTCCCTGTTTTTCTATTCCTTGTGTTTTGTTTTGAACATTCTATTCCATGTTTACTGTCAGTCTTTATCTGTAATTagcttgatttttttaatgggaGTGGGCGAGTagagttttaagaaaatttaaggTAATGACTGTCACACATGCAGGGAGTATACTCCTCACAGTATGGGGGAGTagagttttaagaaaatttaaggTAGAATGACTGTCTACCAACCTTATGTGTGGTGCACTTGCAGGGAGTGTACTCCTCACAGCATGGGACACAGTGGCATTCAGCACacataggaatttttttttggaagggggggggggggagggctTAGGATCTCAATTGGTACCTATCTCTTGTGCAACCTATTGGTTCTCATCCTGCTTTCTACAGCTAGCTCGTAAACTTTTCTCAATGTTAAGTGACAATTAGTTTCTTCTGGCTCATTGGGGTCATGTCTCTATTGTCTTGCACATGTAAAGAAGAATGTAACAGTATGATATACAAGGTTTTTCCAATTTATTTTCTATGGATACTCTAATAGCTTTTGTTCTTGTGACTTCTAGGCATTCTACCGATCGTGAAGTTGCACTTATGATACTCATGGCCTACCTTTCCTATATGTTGGCTGAGGTAAAAATTTTGCTCTTTGACTTTGAGTTGTGTGGTATCTTCATGGAGGCTTTTGCTCTATATTAATTtccaaaattcattaccaaCAAAACAGTGACACATTTGTATTGCAGCTGTTCTATTTAAGTGGTATTCTCACTGTATTCTTCTGTGGGATTGTCATGTCCCACTATACCTGGCATAATGTGACTGAGAGTTCAAGAGTCACCACAAAGTATGTTGATTCTACTGGCAATTTATTCCTCTATAATGAATATGTTCATgttcatgtaatttttatctttcCATATCATGATTTAAACTAGTTATTAATTAATATTCGGGGTCTGCTTACTATTTTTTGCAGGCATGCTTTTGCAACATTGTCATTTATTGCTGAGATATTTATCTTCCTTTATGTTGGTATGGATGCATTGGACATTGAGAAGTGGAGGTTTGTGAGCAGTAGGTATGGTTAATGTACCCGTCTTTCATCGAGCTGCGTATAATTAGACCTAAGAATAATTTTGATGAAACCATTTACCGTGGATTTGTGTTTGTCTTGCAACTGCTTAATTGCCTTTGGTCCCTTACCCTCCACTTCTGTTATATTTTTAAATGTCAATAATCAAATTTCAACTTACGGGACCATTCAGTTCATTAGTTGCAAAATAGAGCTGGCTAGTTGCAGACagtatttatttatggttttaTACTACTTATTGCATCCCTAATTTTGATTTATCATCTTTGTAGTCCTGGAAAATCAGTTGGAGTGAGTTCAATACTTCTGGGCCTGGTTCTGATAGGGAGAGCAGCTTTTGTCTTTCCATTGTCATTTTTATCCAACTTCGCTAAGAAGAATCCTAATGAAAAAATTCACCTCAAACAGCAAGTAAGCCGTTGATTCTTACTTTTTCAGTTTCTTTCTGGGATTTTCATCCTTCTGAACACATTGATGTACTAATTGGCAATATTGGTCTTGCAGGTTACGGTATGGTGGGCTGGTCTCATGCGAGGGGCAGTATCTATGGCACTTGCTTATAATCAGGTAAACTTTATCTTTCTGTTTCGTTGTGGGGCTAAAATGCATAATTGTCTAGAAGAGGGTGACAGGTTTGTCAAACTGCTAGA
Protein-coding regions in this window:
- the LOC122058243 gene encoding sodium/hydrogen exchanger 2, whose translation is MDFPVGSILMKLGMVSTSDHTSIVSMNIFVALLCACIVIGHLLEENRWMNESITALIIGLCTGVVILLFSGGRNSHILVFSEDLFFIYLLPPIIFNAGFQVKKKQFFRNFMTIMLFGAVGTLISFVIISLGAREMFKKLDINLDIGDYLAIGAIFSATDSVCTLQVLNQDETPLLYSLVFGEGVVNDATSVVLFNAIQSFDLSHIDSSIALQFVGNFFYLFITSTMLGVIAGLLSAFIIKKLYFGRHSTDREVALMILMAYLSYMLAELFYLSGILTVFFCGIVMSHYTWHNVTESSRVTTKHAFATLSFIAEIFIFLYVGMDALDIEKWRFVSSSPGKSVGVSSILLGLVLIGRAAFVFPLSFLSNFAKKNPNEKIHLKQQVTVWWAGLMRGAVSMALAYNQFTRAGHTQLRGNAIMITSTITVVLFSTVVFGLLTKPLIRLLLPSKPLSSIVISEPSSPKSFTTPLLENGQHDSEADLGSRDIPRPTSLRMLLSTPSHTVHHYWRKFDNSFMRPVFGGRGFVPVVPGTPLEQSLYH